GGCAGAATCCGCCTCCTCAGCTGCTTGTGCTGCTAATTGCTTGCGGCGCTCTATCCAGCGCCGCACCAACTCATCCGTCCGCAGGCTCTCTGAAGCGTCGAAGATATCTGTATTGGCCGCGGGCTTGCGCAGCCACCAGGGGACCTCCTGCTGGGGATCAGTTTGTGCATGCTGGTCGAAAAAGCCCTGCATGTCTTGAGGCAGCAAAACCATCTCGCTATCAGGTGTTGCCGCCCTCGTCTGTCGCTCCATAAAGGGTGTACCTTCCACAGGCCCAGATTGTGGCAGCCACCCCTGGCTCATTACCGGTGTGGCAAGAATACCTCCATTCTCTGCCTGCCTGCCCTTGCCGCTCGCCGCCCCCTCGGAACCGGCCCTTTCAACGTGCCCATGCTCCTCAACCGGCCCCATAGTATGCGCGCGTATATCATGTGCGAACCCATTTCTGCCCGATCCAGCTTGCTGGGAGAATGTTGAGGGAAGCCCTTGCATACCCAATGCCAGCAAACGTATCACCGTATTGTGCGCTGAAATCGTCGCAGACTGCTGTGGTATCTCGCCATTGGCAGCTGCTTCCACCTCCTGCGCATCAACACCCATCGACTCCTGCAAGTGAGCCAGTTCGCTCTCGAGCCTTTCTAATTCGCTCCTCAGTTGCCGGTCAATTTCCTGGTAGTGCAGCCATTGCTGGTATTGGCCCATGTTCTATCACACAAGTCCTTCCTGCTCTTTTGCCGTCGTGTCCGAGATACGTAGTAAAATGCCGATAATGATGTAGTTCGCGATAATTGAGCTTCCACCATAGCTCACAAACGGCAGCGGCAGGCCCGTCAGCGGCAGCAATTTCATATTGCCCGCGATGATCACCACCGTCTGTACCGCGAAGATTGATGTCAATCCTGCCGCTAATAGCTGCGAGAATGAATCGTTCGCCTCCATTGCGATGCGGAATCCCCGGTACAAAATCAGCAGGTAGATACCGATAATGGCAAATAGCCCGGCCAGCCCATATTCCTCGCCGAGTGCTGTGAAGATCATATCCGATTGCACCACAGGCACCAGCACGGGGTGCCCCAGCCCGAAACCAGCTCCCAGAATGCCTCCACTCGACAGCGCAATAATCCCCTGCACAATTTGCGCCGCACCCCCGCGCGCGAATTCCTGCGTCGCCTGCGACCAGTTTTGCCAGTTCACAGGATCAATCGCCACCGCCGCGAAGCGCAGCCGCACATAGCTGAACAGCGCGTAGCCGATCAGACCCAATACCAGGAAGATTCCCAGACTTACCACCACCCACGATACTTTGTTCGTACCCAGGTAGATCATACACAGGAAAATACCATAAATCAGCAGCGCCAGGCCCAACTCGCGAACACCTAAAAACAGCAGCAGCGCGATACCCAGCATCAGTGCCAGCGGCCCAAGCTGGCGCAATGGCGGCAAGTGCAATGGGCCGATTTTCAGATTTCCTCTCGCCAGCACGTCCTGGTTCTCACTCAGATACGCGGCGAAGAATATCACGATGAAGATTTTCAGCAACTCAGACGGTTGCAGATTGAACGGCCCGAAGTTCAACTGGTCATGTGTCGGGCTATCCAGGTTCTTCACCCGTAGCGCGTTCACCAGCGTGGCCGCCACCAGCGCAATGCCAAACGCCGCCCAGGTATACTTAAAGCGTTCGAGCCAGTGCATATTGCGCACAATTGCCAGCGTCCCTACACATATCACCAGCCCCAGCAGTACCCACAACAGCTGTCTCGTGCCTAACGTTGGATCCCCAATTGTCGGCGAATCCCCTAATCGTGTCACCATCAGCACTCCCAATCCGCTCAGCAGCCCCACCAGCGGCAGCAGCATCTGATCGGCGCGCGGAAAAGTGAAACTCAAAATAATATTCACCAGCAGCAGTAGTGCAATCAGACCCAGTATCGGGAGCAATTGGGAAATCGTCGGCAGAATATCTCTGGTGAAAGGAATTGGCTGCGGGCTTGTGCTGATCTTCTGTTCATAGAACTGCGCCAGTGGCAGTTGGATGATTTCCAGCAGCAAAATCATAAAAGGAATAATGAATAACCCCAGCTCTTTCCACCGGTAGCGTCTCACCCTCTGCCCTATACCCGAAGATTGACCAATACTCGCCATATGCATATCCCTCAGGCCAACACACATTTATGGTGCCAGTTTGAAACGAATAAAACCGATTTGCACGACATCACCGGGCTTGGCCGGCAGAGCCTCTCGCGCCGGCGCATCATTCAGGTAGGTTCCGTTGGTGCTGCCGGCATCCTCAATATACCAGACGTTATTATATTGCCACATGCGCGCATGTTCGCTCGATATGAAATTGTACGGTAGCACAACCGTATTCGTCGGCCCTCGCCCAATCGTCGTTTGAGGGCGAAGTGGGAACGTCGTACCCGGTGAGAGATTGCTCGGCCCGCTATCGATCACAATCAGGTGACCCGCCACAGGCGCCGGTTTGCCGATCATCTCGCCCTTTTTCTCCGTCTTGCGCAAATCACGGGTAATAACAATTACCACCTGCATCAAAAAGAGGTAGAGTAACACAATAAACAATAAACGCAAGATCAGTAAAAAGACATCCAGTGTCATCTGCTTTTCTCTATCTTACCTTCTCTCGAAAATAAATTCGTAACTACCGATTTTGAAGTGGTCGCCATTGTGTAAGGTATGCTGGCGCAGGTGCGGGGTGCCATTGATCGTAATGCCATTGGTACTACCAAGATCAAAGATGACGAATTGCCCATTGGGCGAATATTTGATTTGTGCATGGTAGCGCGAAACCCGTTTATCTTCTACGATGATATCGTTAGTGAGTTGGCGCCCAATATTAATGACCGGCTTTTCTATCACATAGACCCTCGGAGCAGCTGCGGCATGTTGGACGGGATCTACTAAACGGATGTTTAGCCAGGCCTGAGGGAGAGCAGCAGCCGGGCGTGCCGGAAACGCTGGAGCCGGCGGATTGCCTTGCGGGTTCGGCATCCCGCCCTGCATGCCTGAGACCCCGGCCGTCCCAGCGACTCCCATGGGGAAGCCTGGCGCGTTGATGGATGAATTGGATAATCCCGGTACCGGCTGTCCCTGTGCCAGTTGGCTGCGCAGTTGTGCCAGTTGTTCCGCGCTCAGAGCCTGCGTAGCCATAGCGCCTGCCTCGCCGCTTGCGACTTCGACCTGCACGTTTCCATCGCGGACTTTGCTCTCGCCATGCAGTCGTAGAACAGGCACTTCCCGCAGGATGTAATGATGATTGCGCGCGTGTTGCACCAGCTCTTCCTGCCAGTCTTGCTTCAAAAAATTTTCATTAGGAAGAAATCGCTGGTGATCCTTCACACTGAACGTTATATCGAAGATATGTGGGGCCAG
This portion of the Ktedonobacteraceae bacterium genome encodes:
- a CDS encoding FtsW/RodA/SpoVE family cell cycle protein; the protein is MASIGQSSGIGQRVRRYRWKELGLFIIPFMILLLEIIQLPLAQFYEQKISTSPQPIPFTRDILPTISQLLPILGLIALLLLVNIILSFTFPRADQMLLPLVGLLSGLGVLMVTRLGDSPTIGDPTLGTRQLLWVLLGLVICVGTLAIVRNMHWLERFKYTWAAFGIALVAATLVNALRVKNLDSPTHDQLNFGPFNLQPSELLKIFIVIFFAAYLSENQDVLARGNLKIGPLHLPPLRQLGPLALMLGIALLLFLGVRELGLALLIYGIFLCMIYLGTNKVSWVVVSLGIFLVLGLIGYALFSYVRLRFAAVAIDPVNWQNWSQATQEFARGGAAQIVQGIIALSSGGILGAGFGLGHPVLVPVVQSDMIFTALGEEYGLAGLFAIIGIYLLILYRGFRIAMEANDSFSQLLAAGLTSIFAVQTVVIIAGNMKLLPLTGLPLPFVSYGGSSIIANYIIIGILLRISDTTAKEQEGLV
- a CDS encoding FHA domain-containing protein, producing MTLDVFLLILRLLFIVLLYLFLMQVVIVITRDLRKTEKKGEMIGKPAPVAGHLIVIDSGPSNLSPGTTFPLRPQTTIGRGPTNTVVLPYNFISSEHARMWQYNNVWYIEDAGSTNGTYLNDAPAREALPAKPGDVVQIGFIRFKLAP
- a CDS encoding FhaA domain-containing protein, with amino-acid sequence MAGRNRLLKFEDWIGHILQWPFSFLPSTLEPAEVLQKLKQAMDDNVQLLGEGKRLAPHIFDITFSVKDHQRFLPNENFLKQDWQEELVQHARNHHYILREVPVLRLHGESKVRDGNVQVEVASGEAGAMATQALSAEQLAQLRSQLAQGQPVPGLSNSSINAPGFPMGVAGTAGVSGMQGGMPNPQGNPPAPAFPARPAAALPQAWLNIRLVDPVQHAAAAPRVYVIEKPVINIGRQLTNDIIVEDKRVSRYHAQIKYSPNGQFVIFDLGSTNGITINGTPHLRQHTLHNGDHFKIGSYEFIFERR